Proteins found in one Neomonachus schauinslandi chromosome 1, ASM220157v2, whole genome shotgun sequence genomic segment:
- the RTP1 gene encoding receptor-transporting protein 1, producing the protein MRIFRPWRLRCPALHLPSLSSFSLRWSLPSLATDETMCKSVTTGEWKKVFYEKMEEAKPADSWDLIIDPNLKHNVLAPGWKQYLELHASGRFHCSWCWHTWQSPHVVILFHMYLDRAQRAGSVRMRVFKQLCYECGTARLDESSMLEENIESLVDNLITSLREQCYGERGGQYRIHVASRQDTRRHRGEFCEACQEGIVHWKPSEKLLEEEATTYTFSRAPSPTKPQAEEGSGCNFCSIPWCLFWATVLLLIIYLQFSFRSSV; encoded by the exons ctgccctctctctcctcgTTCTCGCTCAGGTGGAGCTTGCCCTCTCTCGCCACTGACGAGACCATGTGTAAAAGCGTGACCACAGGTGAATGGAAGAAAGTCTTCTATGAGAAGATGGAGGAGGCCAAGCCGGCCGACAGCTGGGACCTCATCATAGATCCCAACCTCAAGCACAATGTGCTGGCCCCGGGCTGGAAGCAGTACCTGGAATTGCATGCCTCCGGCAG GTTCCACTGCTCTTGGTGCTGGCACACCTGGCAGTCGCCCCACGTGGTCATCCTCTTCCACATGTACCTGGACCGCGCCCAGCGGGCGGGCTCGGTGCGCATGCGCGTCTTCAAGCAGCTGTGCTACGAGTGCGGCACGGCGCGGCTGGATGAGTCGAGCATGCTGGAGGAGAACATCGAGAGCCTGGTGGACAACCTCATCACCAGCCTGCGGGAGCAGTGCTACGGGGAGCGCGGCGGCCAGTACCGCATCCACGTGGCCAGCCGCCAGGACACCCGGCGGCACCGCGGCGAGTTCTGCGAGGCCTGCCAGGAGGGCATCGTGCACTGGAAGCCCAGCGAGAAGCTGCTGGAGGAGGAGGCGACCACCTACACCTTCTCCCGGGCGCCCAGCCCCACCAAGCCGCAGGCCGAGGAGGGTTCTGGCTGCAACTTCTGCTCTATCCCCTGGTGCTTGTTTTGGGCCACGGTCTTGCTGCTGATCATCTACCTGCAGTTCTCCTTCCGCAGCTCTGTCTGA